From a region of the Dermatophagoides farinae isolate YC_2012a chromosome 3, ASM2471394v1, whole genome shotgun sequence genome:
- the LOC124498275 gene encoding uncharacterized protein LOC124498275, which yields MKFILIIAMLTVLSLMFINTEAYHHHGHHGHKLKIKHVWKKHGHHGYGHGYGKKHVGHSKRYHKQKHHHGYGHGHHGHHY from the exons atgaaattcattctgATTATCGCTATGCTTACTGTATTAAGCTTAATGTTTATCAATACTGAAgcctatcatcatcatggtcatcatggccataaattgaaaatcaaacatgTGTGGAAAAAACATGGCCATCATGGGTATGGACATGGTTATGGTAAAAAACATGTTGGCCATTCTAAACGTtatcataaacaaaaacatcatcatg gTTATGGACATGGACACCATGGCCATCATTACTGA